Sequence from the Mesorhizobium sp. PAMC28654 genome:
CGGGCTCAGTTTGCCAAGGGGGTCCATTTGTCGCCCATTTTTTCCGGCACTACCATTCATGAATGGTTCAATCATTGCCTGTCAATCCGTATCCTCGTATACGAAGGTATAGGCAATTGCCTGATATTGCTTGGGGATCCGCATGACCACCGTGCCTGAAACCGTCCCGTTTTTCAGCCAGTGGGAGACGCCGGACATGACGATGGCGGTGCTGGCGGATGGGGCAAGGGTGGCGCTGAGGCGCGACCCACTGTGGCGGGAGTCCGGTGCCGCGACGCTCGATGAATATGCTGTCTGGGCCGACAATGTCTGCGGCATGGCCTGCCTGAAGATGATCCTGGCGGCGCGCGGCCAGATCGTGCCGACGCTGGAGCTGGCGCGGCGCTGCACGGACTATGGCGGCTATGTCGTTGATGCCGACCAGTCGATCAAGGGGCTGATCTACGCGCCTTTCGTCACCTTCGTGAAAGAAGCCTTCGGGCTGGAGGCCGAGGTGATGACCGGGGTCGCGACCTCGGACATTCCTTCGCTTTTGTCGCGCTCGCGCTTCTTCATCGCCTCGGTCTCCGCCGGTATCCGCTGGCCCGAGCGAGAGCCACCGAGGAAGGGCGGCCATCTGGTGCTGGTCACGGCGGCCTCGCAGGACGGTTCGCTTCCACAACCCGTCCGGCCATGACCGCGCCACGCAGCAAAACGCAGTTTTGCCGCCGGCGGCGTTCGACCGCTTCTTCGCCAATCGCGGCATAGCCGTCGCCATCTGAAAATCGGGGAAATCCATATGACCAGCAAGACCAGGGTCGCGGTGCTGTTTGGCGGCCGCTCGGCCGAGCATGACGTGTCGCGCCTTTCCGCCGCCAATGTGATGAAGGCGATCGACCGGACGCGCCATGAGATCGTGCCGATCGCCGTCAGCAGAAGCGGCAGATGGCTGCTGACCAGGGACGAGGTTCCCGAAGGGGATCTCGAAACGGCCGATGGCGTCGAAGTCGCGCTGTTGCCGGGTGGCGGCGGCAGGCTGGTCGCCGTCTCCGGTGCGGATATTGCTCCGGTCGACGTGCTCTTTCCCGTGCTGCATGGCCCTTTCGGCGAGGACGGGTCGGTGCAGGGTTACGCGGAGGTGGCTGACATCGCCTATGTCGGCTGCGGCGTCTTCGCCTCAGCGGCGGCCATGGACAAGGACATGGCCAAGCGCCTGCTGCGCGAGGCCGGCATTGCCGTCGCCCGCTCGGTGACCTTGCGGCGAAACGACACCCATTCCTTCCAGGAGATTGCCGGGGCGCTTGGCCTGCCATTCTTCGCCAAGCCGGCCCGCCAGGGGTCTTCCTTCGGGGTGAGCAAGGTGGACGACAGGGATGGTTACCAGAACGCTGTCGACACGGCGTTCCGCTATGACGACAAGGCGCTGATCGAGGAATTCATCGAGGGCCGCGAGATCGAGTGCGCGGTGCTGGAGCGGGCCGACGGCACGATTACCGTGTCATTGCCCGGCGAGATCATTCCCGCCGGCAAGCACGGCTTCTACACCTATGAAGCCAAATACGTCGATGCCGACGGAGCGGTGGTGAAGGCGCCCGCCGATGTGCCGGCGGCAACCGCCGACAGGGCCAGGGAGATGGCGCGGCAGGCCTTTCAGGCGCTTGGCTGCGAGAGCATGGCGCGGGTCGATTTCTTCCTGCGACCTGATGGCCAGCTGCTGCTCAACGAGGTCAACACCATTCCCGGCTTCACCAATATCTCGATGTACGCCAAGGCGCTGGCCGCCGGCGGCATCAGCTACGAGGAGGTCGTCGAGGCGGTGATCGCGCACGCGCTGGCGCGGCATGCGGCGCGGCAGGGCTGAAGTTTCGTCAGGGCATACTGCCACGAGCGTGCGCGGCGGCGCAGTCCACCATCGCGTTGATTCCCGACCGGGGATATTTCCGAGTATTTTTGGAGCGCTTTTCCGGGAAAATCTGTGTTTCCCGGCTTAATTCTTGTCCGATGCAGCAACGAAATTGTCGTGCAATGCATAAATCCCTGCAGCTCTGGACAAGATGTAGGATTGTCAAATACCTTGTGCTGCCAGTGAAGGTGTGAGCGCACAAGAGGCATCGTTATCTTTTGAAAAAGAGCGTCTTCTCATCGAACGACCTGCCGGGGCACCTCGATGATCGTGCGCGGTTCGCGCTCTGGCAGGACATTCACGTCGCGGAGATTTGGTCCGTCGAATATGCCACTTCGGACAATGTGCGGTTCGAGGCGGATATCGAAGCCATGGTCGTCGGACCGCTGGTGCTCGGGCGGATGGCCGGGACGATCAAGAATGCCACCCGCAGGGCGAGCAACATCGCCGATGACGGGCGTGACGGCTACCTGCTGCTGGTCAACAATGGCGACACGATCCTCAGCGGCGCCCAGGTCGGCCGCGACTACAGCGTCGGCAAGGGCGAGGGCGCACTGGTCTCCGCGTCGGAAGCGTTGAAAATGATCGGCGGCGACAAGAACATCTGGATGAATGTGGTGATCCCGCGCGCGATCCTGGACAATGCCTTTGCTGATATCGACGATCGGCTGGCGCTGAGCATCGGGGCCGACAACGAGGCGCTCGACATGCTCAAGCGTTATTGCCGCTTTCTGGAAGCCGGCCCTGCCGTGATCTCGCCCGATCTTGTCACCCATGCCACCGAAACGATCGTCGACCTGATCGGCCTGGCGACCGGCGCGAAAGGCGAGACCGCCGAACTGGCGGGGTTGCGCGGCCTGCGCGCGGCAAGGCTTCAGGCCATTCTCAACAAGATGCGGGACAATTTCGCCGACCCCGCCATCTCGGCCCAGGGCGTTGCCCAGCAATTGCGGCTCTCGGTGCGTTATGTCCACGATCTCCTGCAGGAAACCGGGACCAGCTTCGCCGAGCGCATTCTCGAACTGCGCTTGCAGCGAGCCCATCGAATGCTCTGCGACAGGCGCAATGACCGCATGCGGGTCAGTGAGATCGCGCTGCTGAGCGGGTTCTCGGACGTGTCCTATTTCAACCGCTGTTTCCGCCGCCGCTTCGGCATCACCCCGAGTGGCGCCCGCTAGACCCTGTTCCATCCGATGGAATCGGGATGGGCTCTATCTGCTCTAGCCCGTCGTGCCCCGGCCAAGCCAGAACGGCTCCCGCCATTCGACTGAGGCTGGATGGCCACACGGATCGAGAAAGCGCCCCAGCACTTCCCAGGACAATTCCGGTGCGGCCCAGCCCAAGACGCCGGCGGCGGATGATGTAACACCGAGGTGGGGATCATCCGGCTTTCAGCGGAGCATTTCCGCGTTTTGGGACGACAAATTGGTGGGGCAGCAAACAAACGATGAAAACGATTCTTTTCGCTACAGCGATTATTCTCATGCCTGTCGGCGCGGTGTTCGCGGCGGACATCAATCAAACCTTGCCGGCTGCGACTTACAACTGGTCTGGCGCCTACATTGGCGCGCAGGCCGGATATGCCTGGGGAGACGGCAGGGTCGGGCTGAATTCCAATCCCAACTATTACGATAACTTTGGATGGGACTACAGTCTGTCCGGTGGCTTTGGTGGTCTGTACGCCGGCTACAACCATCAGTTCGACGGCGGCGTGGTTCTCGGCGTGGAGGGCGACTACAATTTCGCCAGCCTGAAGGACGACGCGCTGTATCAAGCCATGGGCGTGGATCTGCCCAACATGGGCGGCGTGCTCGAACTGCATTCAGTGGGATCTATTCGTCTCCGGGCCGGCTACGCGATGGATCGATGGCTTCCTTTCGTTACTGGCGGACTGGCCGTGGCCACGTACGAGCACACTACCGTGCACCTGCCGGGCGGCGCTCCCTTTGGCATCGCCAAGGATACGATAACCGGATACACGCTGGGCGCCGGCGCCGAATACGCCGTGACGGACAATTGGGTGGTTCGGGGCGAGT
This genomic interval carries:
- a CDS encoding AraC family transcriptional regulator, whose amino-acid sequence is MKKSVFSSNDLPGHLDDRARFALWQDIHVAEIWSVEYATSDNVRFEADIEAMVVGPLVLGRMAGTIKNATRRASNIADDGRDGYLLLVNNGDTILSGAQVGRDYSVGKGEGALVSASEALKMIGGDKNIWMNVVIPRAILDNAFADIDDRLALSIGADNEALDMLKRYCRFLEAGPAVISPDLVTHATETIVDLIGLATGAKGETAELAGLRGLRAARLQAILNKMRDNFADPAISAQGVAQQLRLSVRYVHDLLQETGTSFAERILELRLQRAHRMLCDRRNDRMRVSEIALLSGFSDVSYFNRCFRRRFGITPSGAR
- a CDS encoding outer membrane protein, whose amino-acid sequence is MKTILFATAIILMPVGAVFAADINQTLPAATYNWSGAYIGAQAGYAWGDGRVGLNSNPNYYDNFGWDYSLSGGFGGLYAGYNHQFDGGVVLGVEGDYNFASLKDDALYQAMGVDLPNMGGVLELHSVGSIRLRAGYAMDRWLPFVTGGLAVATYEHTTVHLPGGAPFGIAKDTITGYTLGAGAEYAVTDNWVVRGEYRFADFGRQSSVRQVVGGGSAYNPDEIELTTHDIRVGVAYKF
- a CDS encoding D-alanine--D-alanine ligase family protein yields the protein MTSKTRVAVLFGGRSAEHDVSRLSAANVMKAIDRTRHEIVPIAVSRSGRWLLTRDEVPEGDLETADGVEVALLPGGGGRLVAVSGADIAPVDVLFPVLHGPFGEDGSVQGYAEVADIAYVGCGVFASAAAMDKDMAKRLLREAGIAVARSVTLRRNDTHSFQEIAGALGLPFFAKPARQGSSFGVSKVDDRDGYQNAVDTAFRYDDKALIEEFIEGREIECAVLERADGTITVSLPGEIIPAGKHGFYTYEAKYVDADGAVVKAPADVPAATADRAREMARQAFQALGCESMARVDFFLRPDGQLLLNEVNTIPGFTNISMYAKALAAGGISYEEVVEAVIAHALARHAARQG